A section of the Carya illinoinensis cultivar Pawnee chromosome 12, C.illinoinensisPawnee_v1, whole genome shotgun sequence genome encodes:
- the LOC122289294 gene encoding uncharacterized protein LOC122289294, with translation MKPKILSWNVRGLNDPNKRLKVKNLLRDWKADVICLQETKLKPIDRHIIRSLWNCSYAGWTTLDSKGASGGILVMWDKRAVNLVEECIGEFSLACSFSNVDDDFVWGFAGVYGPNDDSSRKFLWDKIAGLCSWWDIPYCIGGDFNITRFPSERSGASSMGSAMADFSALLFDLDLVDLPLVWGNFTWSNGKLKALKNDLKIWNLETFGNINDQRDKLFAELQQFDERETVRALSTEDTTRRMIVTTELEKISLMEEISWRQTSRALWLKEGDRSTKFFHRVANSHRRNNAIEVIHDEGRVISGRDAINDHIVHFYDKLLTEQYSWRPKVDGLVFDTIEHTSAAWLERPFEEEEVFVVLKGMNKDKAPGPDGFPMAFFHAC, from the exons ATGAAACCTAAAATTCTTTCATGGAATGTTCGTGGTTTGAATGACCCGAACAAGCGCCTCAAAGTGAAAAACTTATTACGGGATTGGAAAGCAGATGTCATATGTTTGCAAGAGACGAAATTAAAACCCATTGATAGACACATCATCAGAAGCCTTTGGAATTGCTCTTATGCAGGCTGGACCACCCTCGACTCCAAGGGTGCTTCAGGGGGCATTTTAGTAATGTGGGACAAGAGAGCAGTTAACTTAGTGGAAGAATGCATTGGGGAATTTTCGTTAGCATGCTCTTTTTCGAATGTAGATGACGACTTTGTTTGGGGATTTGCAGgagtttatgggccaaatgacgACAGTAGCAGGAAATTTCTTTGGGACAAGATAGCTGGCTTATGTAGTTGGTGGGATATTCCATATTGTATTGGAGGCGATTTTAATATCACCCGTTTTCCGAGTGAACGCTCAGGGGCTTCTAGCATGGGCTCAGCTATGGCTGACTTTTCAGCTCTTCTTTTCGATTTAGACTTGGTGGATCTCCCTTTAGTTTGGGGAAATTTCACTTGGTCAAATG GGAAGCTTAAAGCATTGAAGAATGATCTCAAAATATGGAACTTGGAAACCTTTGGGAACATCAATGACCAGCGGGACAAGCTCTTTGCAGAATTGCAACAATTTGATGAGAGAGAAACGGTAAGGGCTCTATCTACCGAGGATACGACAAGAAGAATGATTGTAACCACTGAGCTGGAAAAAATTTCCCTTATGGAAGAAATCTCGTGGAGGCAAACATCACGAGCTCtctggttgaaggaaggggacaggagcacaaagttttttcatcGGGTTGCAAACTCCCATAGAAGGAACAACGCCATAGAGGTCATTCATGATGAAGGCAGGGTTATATCGGGCCGAGATGCTATTAATGACCATATTGTCCACTTCTATGATAAGCTTTTGACAGAGCAGTACTCTTGGAGACCTAAAGTGGACGGACTAGTTTTTGATACCATTGAACACACAAGTGCggcttggttggagaggcctttcgaagaagaagaagtgttTGTTGTGTTAAAAGGTATGAACAAAGATAAAGCCCCAGGACCAGACGGTTTCCCAATGGCTTTCTTCCACGCTTGTTAG